The following are from one region of the Cottoperca gobio chromosome 13, fCotGob3.1, whole genome shotgun sequence genome:
- the klc3 gene encoding kinesin light chain 3 — protein MLSAEEILCNTQQVIAGLEALRGENRSLLDNLQETMENRPVPESGSVEQEKSGIIRQSLERIELGLSEAQVMMALSAHLGSLEAEKQKLRAQVRRLCQENQWLRDELAGAQQRLQDREQEVVTLEEQNRHLQFMSSIRKYDLEEPQLDDKDTSSTKESLDDLFPTEDEEQSQMSQPHHSSAAAAAQQGGYEIPARLRTLHNLVIQYASQGRYEVAVPLCKQALEDLEKSSGHTHPDVATMLNILALVYRDQNKYKEAANLLNDALAIREKTLGMDHPAVAATLNNLAVLYGKRGKYKEAEPLCKRALEIREKVLGTDHPDVAKQLNNLALLCQNQGKYQEVEQYYERALHIYQSKLGPDDANVAKTKNNLASCYLKQGKYRQAESLYKEILTRAHEKEFGSVEGDGRPSWSGAEDSGYGQDGLSNLKRSGSFTKLRESIRRSSEKLVRKLRGVGIEETTPKNAGMKRAKSLNVLNDRARESQDGAQSSCLTDVRGLSSSTQSLTRRGSLGGTS, from the exons ATGTTATCGGCGGAGGAGATTCTGTGCAACACGCAGCAGGTGATCGCTGGGCTGGAGGCGCTGAGAGGAGAGAACCGTAGTTTGCTGGACAACCTGCAGGAGACGATGGAGAACCGGCCAGTCCCAGAGAGTGGCAGCGTGGAGCAGGAGAAGAGTGGCATCATCCGCCAATCACTGGAGAGGATAGAGCTGGGGCTGAGCGAGGCACAG GTGATGATGGCGTTGTCGGCCCACCTGGGTTCTCTggaggcagagaaacagaagCTTCGTGCTCAG GTGCGCCGTCTCTGTCAGGAGAACCAGTGGTTGAGGGATGAGCTGGCAGGTGCTCAGCAGAGACTGCAGGACAGGGAGCAGGAGGTGGTCACCCTGGAGGAGCAGAACAGACACCTGCAGTTCATGTCCTCCATACGCAAATACGACCTGGAGGAGCCGCAGCTG GATGACAAAGACACGTCTTCCACCAAAGAGTCTCTGGATGACCTCTTTCCTACCGAGGACGAGGAGCAATCGCAGA TGTCACAGCCTCACCACAGCAGTGCAGCAGCCGCAGCCCAGCAGGGCGGCTACGAGATTCCCGCCCGCCTTCGAACACTGCACAACCTGGTCATCCAATACGCATCCCAGGGTCGATACGAAGTCGCTGTGCCACTCTGCAAACAG GCTCTGGAAGACCTGGAGAAGTCCTCAGGCCACACCCACCCAGACGTAGCCACCATGCTGAATATACTGGCGCTGGTGTACAG AGAtcagaacaaatacaaagaagcaGCCAACCTGCTGAACGATGCGTTGGCAATCAGAGAGAAAACTCTTGGTATGGACCATCCGGCT GTGGCAGCAACGCTCAACAACCTGGCAGTGCTTTATGGGAAGAGAGGAAAATACAAGGAAGCAGAGCCGCTGTGTAAAAGAGCTCTGGAGatcagagagaaa GTTTTGGGGACAGACCACCCAGATGTGGCCAAGCAGCTGAACAACCTGGCTCTGCTGTGTCAGAACCAGGGGAAGTACCAGGAGGTTGAGCAGTACTACGAACGTGCTCTGCACATCTACCAGAGCAAACTGGGACCAGACGACGCTAACGTGGCCAAGACCAAGAACAACCTG GCATCATGCTATCTCAAGCAGGGGAAATACAGACAAGCTGAATCTCTCTACAAAGAAATCCTGACCCGAGCACATGAAAAGGAGTTTGGATCTGTAGAAG GAGATGGTCGTCCCAGCTGGTCCGGTGCCGAGGACAGCGGGTACGGACAGGACGGACTCAGTAACCTGAAGCGCAGCGGTTCTTTCACCAAACTCAGAGAGTCAATACGAAGAAGCAGCGAGAAACTGGTGCGCAAGCTGAGAGGAGTTGGAATAGAGGAAACTACGCCGAAGAATGCTGG GATGAAGAGGGCGAAATCTCTGAATGTGTTGAATGATCGAGCTAGAGAGAGTCAGGACGGTGCCCAG TCGAGCTGTTTAACAGATGTGCGAGGCCTGAGCTCCAGCACACAGAGCCTGACCAGACGAGGTTCACTCGGTGGTAccagctaa